A window of Trichoderma atroviride chromosome 3, complete sequence contains these coding sequences:
- a CDS encoding uncharacterized protein (TransMembrane:3 (i12-32o38-61i138-157o)), with protein sequence MNSGDGFGPCRNHLCANILCSIAITSISPTYYSKLKWFTAYLGTPVALGSTFICLSCFSIVSDRPWMCYLLWLINASEAESSNSNSEANLSIYRVVSDDQVRYWVYTLILDYTYRPSNYTQSPVLTDRRRGRNDRKRHSLPLGLVSPLLLIVLWLWLGLF encoded by the coding sequence ATGAACAGTGGAGATGGATTTGGCCCCTGCAGGAACCATCTCTGCGCAAATATACTTTGCTCCATAGCAATTACGAGTATATCGCCGACATATTATTCAAAGCTGAAATGGTTCACTGCCTACCTAGGAACGCCAGTGGCTCTTGGAAGCACTTTCATCTGTCTCAGCTGTTTCTCCATAGTCAGTGATCGCCCCTGGATGTGTTATTTATTGTGGCTCATAAACGCATCTGAAGCtgagagcagcaacagcaattCAGAGGCAAATCTATCAATCTATCGAGTAGTGTCGGATGATCAAGTCCGGTACTGGGTATATACTTTGATATTGGATTATACCTACCGCCCATCTAATTACACGCAGTCGCCCGTGCTCACCGACCGCCGCCGGGGCAGAAATGATCGAAAGAGGCACTCACTTCCCCTTGGTTTAGTGTCCCCGCTGCTATTGATTGttctctggctctggctcggCCTCTTTTAG